Proteins co-encoded in one Lates calcarifer isolate ASB-BC8 linkage group LG17, TLL_Latcal_v3, whole genome shotgun sequence genomic window:
- the nek1 gene encoding serine/threonine-protein kinase Nek1 isoform X3, whose protein sequence is MDKYEKVKKIGEGSFGKAILVKSKEDGRQYVIKEISISGMPSKERQESRKEVAVLAKMSHPNIVQYKESFEEGGCLYIVMDYCEGGDLFKKINSQKGVLFSEEQILDWFVQICLALKHVHDRKILHRDIKSQNIFLTKDGTVQLGDFGIARVLNSTVELARTCIGTPYYLSPEICENKPYNNKSDIWALGCVLYEMCTLKHAFEAGNMKNLVLKIIRGTYPPVSVHYSQDLRSLLALLFKRNPRERPSVSSILDKPFLSCRIERFLTPQLIAQEFRHNFLHKQPKVGVLQGPPAKRPAPGSIPLAPTQKITKPATKYGVPLTVRKVSDAAKKPAERKPAVKHKPDGIRKKRMELIEKERKQREQMFLLKAEQMKRYEKEKINRINQAREQGWKHVLSSSGGSSPERKCFVGGRKRSAGAGPPVSGSVQGPTPAPYEHYHAALDQMAKPKDGSREGSSAGPGSPIRVPAAAGPVLPNGPSHHLNHDAIKRELQRLQLVSIKAQISRQHGQMGADRTVQVEEFLQRKREAMLNKVRAEGQLGTRQNLTAMYGSWAGSVQCRRPRANKEEEEYLKKLRQIRLLNFNERQQIKARLRGEKYDSDGSDSQESNEEAELRRKKIETLKAQANARAAVLKEQLEKKRREAYEREKRAWEDHLAARGVKVGMAAGNVAAAAVAVSTTSDSPLPQPSPSQPESAAKAPVLPASKPSTPAISMTAALKNVGAITPLKESLPEPETVTVIQSEKKQILRRLNQNLKAQSSVEEAEESPPPPAEPSPAPQQNQSDTEKCPSSNGDRKKWDAAELPVLPVVQQTLGETCATTTATSVSPEDRPSSGGDRKKWEAGEAGVPLVLSVAQQTLEETCITTIEQTAGEVIQMGVLHEEPQRKVWGVSPDSQVLRVLQEAELQPLTQQLENVTISETLSEFPSPDKPYQAAAPEIVRTPKEVLTPKPTPSAQSPEVQRESAAPTEASYQEMSVAGTIEKPTLPPNLTEAQADIESVVLEDTPKQASHPPAGVQQAWEKEAQQPLPPEGIKRPTCTKEGEKSAEKPTESSGLAQYEEPLFMKLCSPAHRRTAALAILSAQSSVDESSSSLASRSRSVSPLRSKPHNSLLIGLSTGMFDANNPKMLRTCSLPDLSRLFSTQQDPAVTGDATVAPDNNLEIEDLDEAAKDDDQSETEDAYEDEDLRDIRASMERLLQEEGDLMRSPPEVGAGDFNGNPPESEDQEFFDRIVAEIDQDSNQMAVDDDEDDDDEEEEDEEEEGEEEEEDDEDEDEECSNGSPGDEEAGELLTNGVGEENHSNNSQLNEEWHSDGSGEDQGGEAEHHDSIFSRLEELRFNLEQQMGFEKFIEAYNKIKAIHEDEDENIDLGSSLVFSILGTEHQHLYPNILHLVMADGAYQEDNDE, encoded by the exons ATGGACAAGTACGAAAAGGTGAAGAAAATTGGGGAAGGCTCATTTGGAAAGGCCATCCTTGTCAAATCGAAAGAGGATGGACGCCAATATGTCATCAAGGAGATTAGCATATCTGGG ATGCCAAGTAAGGAGAGGCAGGAATCTCGAAAAGAAGTTGCTGTCCTTGCTAAAATGAGTCATCCCAACATTGTCCAGTATAAGGAGTCTTTTGAAG AGGGAGGATGTCTGTATATTGTCATGGACTACTGTGAGGGAGGAGACCTCTTTAAGAAGATCAACTCTCAGAAAGGAGTACTGTTCTCAGAGGAGCAA ATTTTGGATTGGTTTGTGCAGATTTGCTTGGCACTGAAGCATGTACACGATCGAAAAATCCTCCACAGGGACATCAAATCACAG AACATATTTCTGACAAAAGATGGGACTGTGCAACTTGGGGACTTTGGAATTGCCAGAGTGCTGAACAG CACTGTGGAACTGGCAAGAACATGTATAGGTACACCATATTATCTATCGCCAGAGATCTGCGAAAATAAACCATACAACAACAAAAG TGATATTTGGGCCCTAGGGTGTGTCCTGTATGAAATGTGCACTCTTAAGCATGCA TTTGAGGCTGGTAACATGAAGAACCTAGTTCTGAAGATAATTCGTGGCACATACCCTCCCGTGTCTGTTCACTACTCCCAAGATCTCCGGTCTCTCTTGGCACTGCTGTTTAAACGCAACCCCAGAGAAAGGCCTTCAGTCAGCAGCATCCTGGACAAACCGTTCCTGTCCTGTAGGATAGAGAGGTTCCTCACACCACAG CTCATCGCTCAGGAATTCCGCCATAATTTTCTTCACAAGCAGCCTAAAGTGGGTGTGTTGCAGGGGCCACCAG CCAAGCGTCCTGCCCCTGGCTCCATACCACTCGCCCCAACCCAAAAGATTACCAAACCAGCCACCAAATACGGAGTGCCTTTAACTGTGAGAAAGGTGTCAGATGCAGCCAAAAAGCCTGCGGAGAGAAAACCAGCTGTAAAGCATAAACCG GATGGCATCAGAAAGAAAAGGATGGAGCTGAttgagaaagaaaggaaacagagagaacag ATGTTCCTGTTGAAAGCAGAACAAATGAAGAGatatgaaaaggaaaag ATCAATCGTATAAACCAAGCCAGAGAACAAGGTTGGAAGCATGTCTTGAGTTCTAGTGGAGGTAGCAGTCCAGAGAGGAAG TGTTTTGTAGGTGGTCGAAAGAGGTCTGCAGGTGCTGGCCCCCCTGTCTCAGGCTCTGTTCAGGGTCCTACTCCTGCCCCTTATGAACATTACCATGCTGCTCTGGACCAAATGGCTAAGCCTAAAGACGGCAGCAGGGAAGGATCCTCTGCAGGACCAGGCAGTCCTATTCG TGTACCAGCTGCTGCTGGTCCGGTGCTGCCCAATGGCCCTTCCCATCACCTAAACCATGATGCAATTAAGAGAGAACTTCAGAGGCTGCAGCTCGTTTCTATAAAAGCCCAGATCAGCAG GCAGCATGGTCAGATGGGTGCTGACCGGACTGTCCAGGTTGAGGAGTTTTTACAGCGTAAGAGAGAAGCCATGCTCAACAAAGTCCGTGCTGAGGGACAACTG GGTACCCGGCAAAACCTGACTGCAATGTATGGAAGCTGGGCTGGTTCGGTTCAGTGCAGGAGACCCAGAGccaacaaagaggaggag GAGTACTTGAAGAAACTAAGGCAGATCCGCTTGCTGAACTTCAATGAGCGTCAGCAGATCAAAGCCCgactgagaggagagaag tatGACAGTGATGGTTCAGACAGCCAGGAGTCCAATGAGGAGGCAGAGCTCAGGAGAAAGAAGATAGAGACTTTAAAA GCCCAAGCAAATGCCCGTGCTGCTGTGCTGAAAGAGCAActagagaagaagaggagagaagcatatgagagagaaaagagagcttGGGAGGACCAT CTCGCAGCTCGGGGGGTGAAGGTTGGCATGGCAGCAGGAAACGTAGCAGcggcagcagtagcagtatcAACTACCTCTGACAGTCCTCTTCCACAGCCCAGTCCCTCTCAGCCAGAATCAGCTGCCAAAGCTCCAGTCCTGCCTGCATCCAAACCCTCCACCCCAGCTATATCCATGACTGCTGCCCTGAAGAATGTTGGAGCA aTTACACCACTAAAAGAAAGCCTGCCTGAGCCAGAGACTGTTACAGTAATCCAG AGTGAGAAAAAGCAGATACTGCGCAGACTTAACCAGAACCTTAAAGCCCAGAGTTCagtggaggaggctgaggagtcACCTCCACCCCCTGCAGAACCAAGTCCTGCTCCCCAGCAGAACCAGTCTGACACAGAAAAATGCCCCTCTTCGAACGGAGACCGAAAGAAGTGGGATGCAGCAGAACTGCCTGTACTTCCTGTGGTTCAGCAAACCCTAGGGGAAACCTGTGCCACGACAACTG CCACTTCAGTCTCTCCAGAAGACAGGCCATCTTCTGGTGGAGACAGGAAGAAGTGGGAGGCAGGGGAGGCAGGAGTTCCACTCGTCCTCTCTGTAGCCCAACAAACTCTAGAGGAGACATGCATCACAACCATTG AGCAAACAGCGGGTGAAGTTATACAGATGGGTGTGCTACATGAAGAACCTCAGAGGAAGGTGTGGGGAGTGAGTCCAGACTCTCAGGTACTGAGAGTCCTTCAGGAGGCAGAGCTTCAGCCCCTCACACAGCAGCTGGAGAACGTCACCATCTCTGAGACTCTCTCTGAGTTTCCCAGTCCCG ATAAGCCGTATCAGGCAGCAGCACCTGAGATTGTACGGACACCAAAAGAAGTGTTGACTCCTAAGCCAACACCATCTGCTCAGAGCCCTGAGGTTCAGAGAGAGAGTGCAGCTCCAACAGAGGCTTCATATCAGGAAATGTCTGTGGCCGGCACAATAGAAAAACCGACACTGCCACCCAACCTTACTGAGGCTCAGG CAGACATAGAGTCAGTGGTTTTGGAAGACACACCTAAACAAGCCTCACATCCCCCAGCTGGTGTGCAGCAGGCATGGGAGAAGGAAGCCCAACAGCCACT ACCACCAGAGGGCATTAAAAGACCAACATGCACCAAGGAGGGTGAGAAGAGTGCAGAGAAACCAACAGAGTCTTCCG GTTTAGCACAGTATGAGGAGCCCCTGTTTATGAAGTTGTGTTCCCCGGCCCACCGACGCACTGCTGCCCTTGCAATCCTCTCAGCCCAGTCCTCTGTGGATgaatcatcctcctctctggcCTCCCGCTCACGCTCCGTCTCACCTCTGCGCTCCAAACCCCACAACTCCCTCCTCATTGGTCTCTCTACGGGCATGTTTGACGCCAACAACCCCAAG ATGCTGCGGACCTGCTCTCTGCCAGACCTCAGTCGTCTCTTCAGTACTCAGCAGGATCCTGCAGTGACTGGTGACGCTACCGTTGCCCCAGACAACAATCTGGAAATCGAGGACCTGGATGAGGCAGCTAAAGATGACGACCAGTCAGAGACTGAAGA TGCATATGAGGATGAAGACCTGCGAGACATCAGGGCCTCCATGGAGAGACTGCTGCAAGAAGAGGGTGACCTAATGAGGAGCCCTCCAGAAGTCGGAGCAGGGGACTTCAATGGAAACCCTCCAGAGAGCGAAGACCAAGAGTTTTTTGACAGGATAGTGGCTGAGATCGATCAGGACAGCAATCAGATGGCtgtagatgatgatgaggatgatgatgatgaagaagaggaagatgaggaggaagaaggcgaggaagaggaggaggacgacgaaGACGAGGATGAGGAATGCTCCAATGGGAGTCCTGGAGATGAGGAGGCAGGGGAGTTGCTAACCAACGGCGTGGGAGAAGAGAATCACAGTAATAACAGCCAGCTCAATGAAGAATGGCATTCAG
- the nek1 gene encoding serine/threonine-protein kinase Nek1 isoform X2 has translation MDKYEKVKKIGEGSFGKAILVKSKEDGRQYVIKEISISGMPSKERQESRKEVAVLAKMSHPNIVQYKESFEEGGCLYIVMDYCEGGDLFKKINSQKGVLFSEEQILDWFVQICLALKHVHDRKILHRDIKSQNIFLTKDGTVQLGDFGIARVLNSTVELARTCIGTPYYLSPEICENKPYNNKSDIWALGCVLYEMCTLKHAFEAGNMKNLVLKIIRGTYPPVSVHYSQDLRSLLALLFKRNPRERPSVSSILDKPFLSCRIERFLTPQLIAQEFRHNFLHKQPKVGVLQGPPAKRPAPGSIPLAPTQKITKPATKYGVPLTVRKVSDAAKKPAERKPAVKHKPAPLPAPLQRREDEEERKKHEDGIRKKRMELIEKERKQREQMFLLKAEQMKRYEKEKINRINQAREQGWKHVLSSSGGSSPERKCFVGGRKRSAGAGPPVSGSVQGPTPAPYEHYHAALDQMAKPKDGSREGSSAGPGSPIRVPAAAGPVLPNGPSHHLNHDAIKRELQRLQLVSIKAQISRQHGQMGADRTVQVEEFLQRKREAMLNKVRAEGQLGTRQNLTAMYGSWAGSVQCRRPRANKEEEEYLKKLRQIRLLNFNERQQIKARLRGEKYDSDGSDSQESNEEAELRRKKIETLKAQANARAAVLKEQLEKKRREAYEREKRAWEDHLAARGVKVGMAAGNVAAAAVAVSTTSDSPLPQPSPSQPESAAKAPVLPASKPSTPAISMTAALKNVGAITPLKESLPEPETVTVIQSEKKQILRRLNQNLKAQSSVEEAEESPPPPAEPSPAPQQNQSDTEKCPSSNGDRKKWDAAELPVLPVVQQTLGETCATTTATSVSPEDRPSSGGDRKKWEAGEAGVPLVLSVAQQTLEETCITTIEQTAGEVIQMGVLHEEPQRKVWGVSPDSQVLRVLQEAELQPLTQQLENVTISETLSEFPSPDKPYQAAAPEIVRTPKEVLTPKPTPSAQSPEVQRESAAPTEASYQEMSVAGTIEKPTLPPNLTEAQDIESVVLEDTPKQASHPPAGVQQAWEKEAQQPLPPEGIKRPTCTKEGEKSAEKPTESSGLAQYEEPLFMKLCSPAHRRTAALAILSAQSSVDESSSSLASRSRSVSPLRSKPHNSLLIGLSTGMFDANNPKMLRTCSLPDLSRLFSTQQDPAVTGDATVAPDNNLEIEDLDEAAKDDDQSETEDAYEDEDLRDIRASMERLLQEEGDLMRSPPEVGAGDFNGNPPESEDQEFFDRIVAEIDQDSNQMAVDDDEDDDDEEEEDEEEEGEEEEEDDEDEDEECSNGSPGDEEAGELLTNGVGEENHSNNSQLNEEWHSDGSGEDQGGEAEHHDSIFSRLEELRFNLEQQMGFEKFIEAYNKIKAIHEDEDENIDLGSSLVFSILGTEHQHLYPNILHLVMADGAYQEDNDE, from the exons ATGGACAAGTACGAAAAGGTGAAGAAAATTGGGGAAGGCTCATTTGGAAAGGCCATCCTTGTCAAATCGAAAGAGGATGGACGCCAATATGTCATCAAGGAGATTAGCATATCTGGG ATGCCAAGTAAGGAGAGGCAGGAATCTCGAAAAGAAGTTGCTGTCCTTGCTAAAATGAGTCATCCCAACATTGTCCAGTATAAGGAGTCTTTTGAAG AGGGAGGATGTCTGTATATTGTCATGGACTACTGTGAGGGAGGAGACCTCTTTAAGAAGATCAACTCTCAGAAAGGAGTACTGTTCTCAGAGGAGCAA ATTTTGGATTGGTTTGTGCAGATTTGCTTGGCACTGAAGCATGTACACGATCGAAAAATCCTCCACAGGGACATCAAATCACAG AACATATTTCTGACAAAAGATGGGACTGTGCAACTTGGGGACTTTGGAATTGCCAGAGTGCTGAACAG CACTGTGGAACTGGCAAGAACATGTATAGGTACACCATATTATCTATCGCCAGAGATCTGCGAAAATAAACCATACAACAACAAAAG TGATATTTGGGCCCTAGGGTGTGTCCTGTATGAAATGTGCACTCTTAAGCATGCA TTTGAGGCTGGTAACATGAAGAACCTAGTTCTGAAGATAATTCGTGGCACATACCCTCCCGTGTCTGTTCACTACTCCCAAGATCTCCGGTCTCTCTTGGCACTGCTGTTTAAACGCAACCCCAGAGAAAGGCCTTCAGTCAGCAGCATCCTGGACAAACCGTTCCTGTCCTGTAGGATAGAGAGGTTCCTCACACCACAG CTCATCGCTCAGGAATTCCGCCATAATTTTCTTCACAAGCAGCCTAAAGTGGGTGTGTTGCAGGGGCCACCAG CCAAGCGTCCTGCCCCTGGCTCCATACCACTCGCCCCAACCCAAAAGATTACCAAACCAGCCACCAAATACGGAGTGCCTTTAACTGTGAGAAAGGTGTCAGATGCAGCCAAAAAGCCTGCGGAGAGAAAACCAGCTGTAAAGCATAAACCG GCCCCTCTCCCAGCACCCCTCCAGAGAAGAGAGGAcgaggaagaaaggaaaaaacatgaG GATGGCATCAGAAAGAAAAGGATGGAGCTGAttgagaaagaaaggaaacagagagaacag ATGTTCCTGTTGAAAGCAGAACAAATGAAGAGatatgaaaaggaaaag ATCAATCGTATAAACCAAGCCAGAGAACAAGGTTGGAAGCATGTCTTGAGTTCTAGTGGAGGTAGCAGTCCAGAGAGGAAG TGTTTTGTAGGTGGTCGAAAGAGGTCTGCAGGTGCTGGCCCCCCTGTCTCAGGCTCTGTTCAGGGTCCTACTCCTGCCCCTTATGAACATTACCATGCTGCTCTGGACCAAATGGCTAAGCCTAAAGACGGCAGCAGGGAAGGATCCTCTGCAGGACCAGGCAGTCCTATTCG TGTACCAGCTGCTGCTGGTCCGGTGCTGCCCAATGGCCCTTCCCATCACCTAAACCATGATGCAATTAAGAGAGAACTTCAGAGGCTGCAGCTCGTTTCTATAAAAGCCCAGATCAGCAG GCAGCATGGTCAGATGGGTGCTGACCGGACTGTCCAGGTTGAGGAGTTTTTACAGCGTAAGAGAGAAGCCATGCTCAACAAAGTCCGTGCTGAGGGACAACTG GGTACCCGGCAAAACCTGACTGCAATGTATGGAAGCTGGGCTGGTTCGGTTCAGTGCAGGAGACCCAGAGccaacaaagaggaggag GAGTACTTGAAGAAACTAAGGCAGATCCGCTTGCTGAACTTCAATGAGCGTCAGCAGATCAAAGCCCgactgagaggagagaag tatGACAGTGATGGTTCAGACAGCCAGGAGTCCAATGAGGAGGCAGAGCTCAGGAGAAAGAAGATAGAGACTTTAAAA GCCCAAGCAAATGCCCGTGCTGCTGTGCTGAAAGAGCAActagagaagaagaggagagaagcatatgagagagaaaagagagcttGGGAGGACCAT CTCGCAGCTCGGGGGGTGAAGGTTGGCATGGCAGCAGGAAACGTAGCAGcggcagcagtagcagtatcAACTACCTCTGACAGTCCTCTTCCACAGCCCAGTCCCTCTCAGCCAGAATCAGCTGCCAAAGCTCCAGTCCTGCCTGCATCCAAACCCTCCACCCCAGCTATATCCATGACTGCTGCCCTGAAGAATGTTGGAGCA aTTACACCACTAAAAGAAAGCCTGCCTGAGCCAGAGACTGTTACAGTAATCCAG AGTGAGAAAAAGCAGATACTGCGCAGACTTAACCAGAACCTTAAAGCCCAGAGTTCagtggaggaggctgaggagtcACCTCCACCCCCTGCAGAACCAAGTCCTGCTCCCCAGCAGAACCAGTCTGACACAGAAAAATGCCCCTCTTCGAACGGAGACCGAAAGAAGTGGGATGCAGCAGAACTGCCTGTACTTCCTGTGGTTCAGCAAACCCTAGGGGAAACCTGTGCCACGACAACTG CCACTTCAGTCTCTCCAGAAGACAGGCCATCTTCTGGTGGAGACAGGAAGAAGTGGGAGGCAGGGGAGGCAGGAGTTCCACTCGTCCTCTCTGTAGCCCAACAAACTCTAGAGGAGACATGCATCACAACCATTG AGCAAACAGCGGGTGAAGTTATACAGATGGGTGTGCTACATGAAGAACCTCAGAGGAAGGTGTGGGGAGTGAGTCCAGACTCTCAGGTACTGAGAGTCCTTCAGGAGGCAGAGCTTCAGCCCCTCACACAGCAGCTGGAGAACGTCACCATCTCTGAGACTCTCTCTGAGTTTCCCAGTCCCG ATAAGCCGTATCAGGCAGCAGCACCTGAGATTGTACGGACACCAAAAGAAGTGTTGACTCCTAAGCCAACACCATCTGCTCAGAGCCCTGAGGTTCAGAGAGAGAGTGCAGCTCCAACAGAGGCTTCATATCAGGAAATGTCTGTGGCCGGCACAATAGAAAAACCGACACTGCCACCCAACCTTACTGAGGCTCAGG ACATAGAGTCAGTGGTTTTGGAAGACACACCTAAACAAGCCTCACATCCCCCAGCTGGTGTGCAGCAGGCATGGGAGAAGGAAGCCCAACAGCCACT ACCACCAGAGGGCATTAAAAGACCAACATGCACCAAGGAGGGTGAGAAGAGTGCAGAGAAACCAACAGAGTCTTCCG GTTTAGCACAGTATGAGGAGCCCCTGTTTATGAAGTTGTGTTCCCCGGCCCACCGACGCACTGCTGCCCTTGCAATCCTCTCAGCCCAGTCCTCTGTGGATgaatcatcctcctctctggcCTCCCGCTCACGCTCCGTCTCACCTCTGCGCTCCAAACCCCACAACTCCCTCCTCATTGGTCTCTCTACGGGCATGTTTGACGCCAACAACCCCAAG ATGCTGCGGACCTGCTCTCTGCCAGACCTCAGTCGTCTCTTCAGTACTCAGCAGGATCCTGCAGTGACTGGTGACGCTACCGTTGCCCCAGACAACAATCTGGAAATCGAGGACCTGGATGAGGCAGCTAAAGATGACGACCAGTCAGAGACTGAAGA TGCATATGAGGATGAAGACCTGCGAGACATCAGGGCCTCCATGGAGAGACTGCTGCAAGAAGAGGGTGACCTAATGAGGAGCCCTCCAGAAGTCGGAGCAGGGGACTTCAATGGAAACCCTCCAGAGAGCGAAGACCAAGAGTTTTTTGACAGGATAGTGGCTGAGATCGATCAGGACAGCAATCAGATGGCtgtagatgatgatgaggatgatgatgatgaagaagaggaagatgaggaggaagaaggcgaggaagaggaggaggacgacgaaGACGAGGATGAGGAATGCTCCAATGGGAGTCCTGGAGATGAGGAGGCAGGGGAGTTGCTAACCAACGGCGTGGGAGAAGAGAATCACAGTAATAACAGCCAGCTCAATGAAGAATGGCATTCAG